In one Amaranthus tricolor cultivar Red isolate AtriRed21 chromosome 8, ASM2621246v1, whole genome shotgun sequence genomic region, the following are encoded:
- the LOC130821688 gene encoding F-box/LRR-repeat/kelch-repeat protein At2g27520-like — protein sequence MNNTSLYLPFDIWTHIFAMLPVETLAKCRAVCPSWRAYIESPSFISKHRNLYNKQHSKHSHLILGYSTRLDLHRVTNDQRFTTLAFLPPFSAHVFIPRIYGGCNGLFLHDHQDNICLWNPFLRKSLILPPCPIVTPFQFTHYVNYVIGFSTSCDDYKVLAYRHRTINNGKVYEPAMAVYSLRNHIWTIKINPMNADAWTSLRSPISRHKYVYCGWIIYWFTESDPGIIRSFDFNMEEFNNLAVPEPLKECKMLVLFAIDELLAVMSSSCIWILEKYDGEYTWREWCSESWINSFFDIFKEDYLSTIKVLFVEETNTFLMIGFDGRVDFYQVTSGVLGMLRNGAGYFLAVIDYVETLVLLTGTEGMTFQTFP from the coding sequence ATGAATAACACTTCCCTTTATCTTCCATTTGATATATGGACCCATATTTTTGCTATGCTTCCTGTCGAAACTCTAGCGAAATGCCGGGCTGTGTGCCCATCTTGGCGCGCTTACATCGAATCCCCTTCTTTCATCTCCAAGCATCGCAATCTTTACAATAAACAACATTCCAAACACTCCCATTTAATTTTAGGTTATTCTACACGATTAGACCTACATCGTGTCACCAACGATCAGAGATTTACCACTCTTGCTTTTCTTCCTCCTTTTTCTGCTCATGTTTTCATACCAAGGATTTATGGAGGCTGTAATGGGTTATTTCTACATGATCATCAAGATAATATATGTTTGTGGAATCCCTTTCTCAGAAAATCTTTGATTCTTCCACCTTGTCCAATTGTTACCCCCTTCCAATTTACTCattatgttaattatgtaataGGATTTTCCACCTCTTGTGATGATTATAAGGTGCTTGCCTATCGGCATCGTACCATCAATAATGGTAAAGTGTATGAGCCCGCCATGGCAGTTTATTCACTTAGAAATCACATCTGGACTATCAAAATCAATCCCATGAATGCCGATGCTTGGACTTCATTAAGGAGCCCTATTTCTCGTCACAAATATGTTTATTGTGGATGGATTATTTACTGGTTTACTGAAAGTGATCCCGGAATTATCCGctcttttgattttaatatggAAGAATTTAATAACCTGGCAGTACCTGAGCCGCTAAAAGAATGTAAGATGTTAGTTCTTTTTGCCATCGATGAGTTGTTAGCTGTTATGTCATCGTCTTGCATATGGATTTTGGAAAAGTATGATGGAGAGTACACATGGAGGGAATGGTGTTCGGAATCATggattaattctttttttgatatatttaaagAAGACTATCTATCTACTATCAAGGTTTTGTTTGTTGAGGAGACAAATACATTTCTAATGATTGGGTTTGATGGTAGAGTAGATTTTTATCAAGTTACAAGCGGGGTGTTAGGAATGTTGAGAAATGGAGCTGGTTATTTTCTTGCCGTGATTGATTATGTGGAGACCTTAGTGTTGCTTACAGGAACAGAAGGGATGACATTTCAAACCTTTCCTTGA
- the LOC130821689 gene encoding uncharacterized protein LOC130821689 — protein MKSIFITQDIWEIIEDGYEKPKDANEEASWDASKRGQYKQNIRRDHYALSIIYRGIDETILPTIIAATTAKEALQMTDNESIQSYVDRVSSIVNQIRSNGDTIEDVKIIRKILRTLTKKFDHIVAAIEESNKDLRLLNMTELMGSLLAHEERMRRFDEQSKNGHNTRDCRYKCKRCTRHSHFEKDCYFRQKEEAKFVENNNSNDQLFYTCLNAQEEQNDTWYIDSGCSNHMTGNKNFFITLDENIKSQITLGDGSNQEVFGKGTIVVKTKNGSSKFIPDVFYVPGLAQNLLSVGQLVQKGYMFKTVKK, from the exons ATGAAATCAATCTTCATCACCCAAGATATTTGGGAAATTATTGAAGATGGCTACGAGAAACCCAAAGATGCCAATGAAGAGGCTTCTTGGGATGCCTCAAAGAGAGGCCAATataaacaaaacataagaaGGGATCATTATGCCCTTTCCATAATTTATCGTGGGATAGATGAAACaatacttcctacaatcatagcCGCTACAACGGCAAAGGAGGC CTTACAAATGACAGATAATGAATCAATTCAATCCTATGTTGATCGAGTCTCAAGTATTGTTAATCAAATTCGATCTAATGGAGACACAATTGAAGATGTTAAAATAATCCGAAAAATACTACGAACTCTTACAAAAAAATTCGATCACATAGTGGCTGCTATAGAAGAGTCTAATAAAGATTTAAGATTGCTCAATATGACTGAGCTAATGGGCTCTCTATTGGCTCATGAAGAAAGAATGCGTAGATTTGATGAGCAGTCG AAAAATGGCCATAACACAAGAGACTGTCGGTACAAATGTAAAAGATGTACACGACATTCTCATTTTGAAAAAGATTGTTATTTCCGGCAAAAAGAAGAGGCCAAATTTGTAGAAAATAATAACTCTAATGATCAATTATTTTATACTTGTTTAAATGCTCAAGAAGAGCAAAATGACACATGGTACATTGATAGTGGTTGTTCCAACCACATGACTGGAAATAAAAATTTCTTTATCACTcttgatgaaaatataaaatcacaaataactCTTGGTGATGGGAGTAATCAGGAAGTTTTCGGAAAGGGAACAATtgttgttaaaacaaaaaatggctcCTCTAAATTCATCCCCGACGTCTTTTATGTCCCTGGACTAGCACAAAATTTGTTAAGTGTGGGTCAGTTAGTCCAAAAAGGCTATAtg tttaaaactgttaaaaaatag